TGTTCAAAACAAAGGCAGCCTTCGGGCTGCCTTTTTGTGTTGATAGCAGCGTCGATTTCCCTGGCAAGCGCTTGAGCCTCGATCGACCTGCACGGATGACTTAAGCTTTGCGCACCCACTATCAGCGAAAGAGACGGCCATGCCCCGCCCAAGCCCCGACTACTCCAGGCCGCTCCAAGCCGCCTGCCACTGCGGCGCAGTGCGTTTTAACGTGCTGCTCAGCGACGGCCTGAATACTGCGCGGCGCTGCAATTGCTCGTTCTGCCGCATGCGCGGTGCCGTGGCCGTGTCGGCCGAGCTGAGCGGAATTGAGGTATTGCAGGGGCAGGATGCGCTGACGCTCTATCAGTTCAACACTGGGCAGGCCAAGCATTTCTTCTGCAAGCATTGCGGCATCTATACCTTTCACCAGCGGCGCTCGTCGCCGCATCAGTACGGCGTGAATGTGGCTTGCATTGACGGCATGAGCCCGTTTGATTTTGCGGAAGTAGTGGTGAGCGAGGGGCGCTCGCACCCCAGTGACCGCCACTCAGGCGCTGCTGCGGGCAAGCCGGTGGCGGCGGGCTGGCTGCGCTATGAAGCCAATGCGCTGCTCGAAGCACAGCTTAAAGAATAGTTTTGATAGCTGTAAGCGATTGATGCATAAAGGTTAGAGCCGATTTTTGCTTGATACTTCGGTCTGGCTGGCAGAGTCAACTTGCTCATTAATTTCCCGATGAGGAAGTATCAATTGCTTTGACCATGCTCTGGTTTGTTCTTTCTCGAGCGGAAATTTTCAAGTCAAGCCGTTTTCTCTGTATTTGATAGCTACTTGTGAGCCTGCAGATTGTTCTAGCGACTAATTTGACTTCAAGGTGTGCAGCGCCGCTGCCAAGGTGCCTATATCTTTGTTGTGCACTGCAACATGCGGCGGCATACTGAGTTGGTGTGAGGCTGGTTCCGTGCCGCTGTTGGCCCGGCCGGCTTTCGCAAAACAGGAGGGGGCATGACGTGTACCGCTGACCGTATCCCAACCAGCGCCGCTGATGTGCCGGGACAGAAAGGCTGCTCATGCTGAGTGTGCTGGCCGTGGCCGTCTCGCTGGCCCTGTTGATGTTTCTGGCCTACCGAGGCGTGACAGTGCTGCTGCTGGCCCCGTTGATGGCGGCCGTGGCTGTGGTGCTGTCGGGCGACGGGCGCTGGCTGCTGCCGCTATATACCGACACCTTCATGACCGCGCTCAGCGGCTATGTGCTGCAGTTTTTACCTTTGTTTTTGCTGGGGGCGCTGTTCGGGCGGCTGATGGCCGATTCGGGGGCGGCCAGTACCTTGGCTCACTGGATTGTGCGTACTCTGGGCAAGAAGTACGCCATACAGACCGTGGTGCTGGCCTGCGCGCTGCTGACCTATGGCGGGGTGTCGCTGTTTGTGGTGGCTTTTGCCATCTACCCGATTGCGCGCAATCTGTTTGAAGAGGCGCAGATTCCCAAGCGCCTCATCCCGGCCACGATTGCGCTGGGCGCGTTCACCTTCACCATGACGGCGCTGCCGGGTTCGCCCGCGATCCAGAACGCCATGCCGATCCCGTACTTCGGCACCAATGTGTTTGCAGCGCCGGGGCTGGGCATTCTGGCGGCGGCGCTGATTCTGGCGGGTGGCCTGTGGTGGCTGAGCCGGCGCGCAGCCACTGCCAAAGTTGCAGGCGAGGGCTATGGCGAACACGACGAAGGCGGCGCGGATACTGTGCTGACGCCCGCGCAGCAAGCGGCCGAGGCCGCACGCCATGCACAAATACCGCTGTGGATGGCACTGCTGCCATTGCTGCTGGTGATCGGCGTGAATGCGCTGTTTACCTACGGCGTTTTTCCACGTCTGGACCTGGGCTTTGTGACGGAACGCTTTCCGGCGCTGGACCCGACCCGGCTGGTGGGACTGTGGGCGCTGGTGATTGCGCTGATCGTAGCCTGTACGGCGCTGGTGTTGCTGCGCCTGGGGCGCTGGCACAGCCTCAAGGACACCATCAATCAGGGCGTGTTTGGATTCATGCTGCCGCTGTTCAATACAGCGTCCGAGGTTGGCTATGGTGCGGTGATTGCATCCCTGGCCGGTTTTGGACTGATTCGCGACGCGGTGTTGAAGGTATCAAGCAACCCCTTGGTGTCCGAAGCGGTGGCCATGAACGTCCTGGCGGGCATTACCGGCTCATCGTCCGGGGGGCTGAGTATTGCACTGCAGACTTTGGGTGCTGATTACCTGGCTATGGCCCAGGCCGCTGGCATCAGTCCCGCGCTGCTGCACCGGGTGGCGGTGATGGCTGCCGGTGGCATGGACACGCTGCCGCACTGTGGCGCCATCATCACCCTGCTGGCAATCTGCAAGCTCAACCACCGGCAGTCTTATGGCGACATTGCGGCGGTAACCATGCTGTTCCCGCTGCCGGCACTGGTGATGGTGATTGCGCTGGGGACCTGGGTGGGCAGCTTCTGAGGTCGATCACTGTCAGCCTGAATGCCTGGGCGTCGGGGCGATAGAAGAGAGCAAGAGGCCGAAGGCTGGCGATGCTCACAGAATGCACTGCCAGTCTTTTGTCCCGCTTTCTCCTTTGGGGCAGTCTCTGAAACTCAGGTTGTTGCTGTAATGCGTGCACTGGCCGGGCCGCCGCGTCGCAAGGTGTTGTAGATCGGGCATTTGCCGGTGAAGTAGTCCAGCAATTGCTGGGCCTGCTGCTGCGTGACGCCGCCGGCCGTGACCGCCAGTTCCAGCCTGGCATAGCGGGTGCCGTCGGCGGTATCGCGCTGAAACAGGACTTCGGCATCGAGACTGCTCAGGGGCCAGCCGAATTCGCGCGCTTTTTCCTGAATCAACCCGAAGCTGCAGGACGCCAGTGACGACAGCAAAAGCTCGCCGGCGGCAATCGCCAAGCCGGGGCCGCCGCTGCTGACCTTGGCGTCGGTGGGCAGCACATTGTGGCGTGCGCTGACGAGGTAGCGGCCTGCGGTGGCTGTCGCCTGGGCCTCGATGCTGACGATCTCGCCTGGGCCGGTTTGCAGATCTGCGTTGTCTTGCGAAGTGCTGGTGGCGAGGCTCATGCGGCAACCTTGTCTGTCGATGGAATGGCGGGAGATTCCACTGTAGTGGAATGTGTTTCGACACGCTCTTTCCAGGCGTGAACGGCGGGGCGTTCCAAGCCCAGGTTTTCGCGCAGGGTTTCGCCGTGGTATTCGGTGCGCAGCAGCTTGCGTTGTTGAAGCTCTGGCACCACGTAGCGCACGAATTCCTCAAACCCGGCAGGCTGGTAGGGGGCCTGGACCATGAAGCCGTCGCAAGCCTGTTCTTCAAACCAGTGCTGCATCTGGTCGGCCACGTCCTTGCCGCTGCCCACCATGCCGCCTTCGTAGCGGTTGCCGTAACGCAGGCCCAGCTCACGCAAGGTCAGCTGTTCGCGGTCGGTGGCTTCGCGCACCTCGTCGTAGTGGCCTTTGACGCCGGGCACGTTGAGGTCGGGCAGCGGCTCGTCCAGCGGGTACTGGCCCAGGTCGATATCGAGGTGATAGGCCAGGGTGGACAGGCCGGGCTCGGCATGGGTCAGGTCGCGCAGCACTTCGCGCTTGGCTTCGGCAATGGCGCGGGTCTCGCCCACCAGCGGGGTGGCGGCGGGCAGGATCTTGAGGCTGTCCGGCGAGCGGCCTTTGCGCACCACGCGCTCCTTCATCTCTTTGTAGAAGCGCTGGGCGCTGTCCAGAGAGTCGTGGCTGGCAAAGATCACATCGGCCCATTGGGCGGCAAAGTCGCGGCCTCGATCCGATGCGCCGGCTTGCACGATCAGCGGGTAGCCCTGGGGCGGGCGCGGCACGTTGAGCGGGCCGCGCACATCGAACCATTTGCCCTGGTGGTGAATTTCGTGCACCTTGGCAGGGTCGGCAAACAGTGGCGCTTCACGATCCGCAACCAGGGCGTCGTCTTCCCAGCTGTCCCAGAGCTGATGGACGACTTCCAGAAACTCGTCGGCGCGGTCGTAGCGCTCGTTCTTGGGGATTTGCTCGCGCAGCGAAAAATTCCTGGATTCGGCGTCCTGGAATGAGGTGACCACGTTCCAGCCGCTGCGTCCGGTGCTTAGATGGTCCAGCGTGGCAAAGGAGCGTGCCAGCTCATAGGGCTGGAAATAGCTGGTCGAGCGGGTGGCCACCAGCCCCAGGTGCCGGGTAGCGCTCGCCATGGACGTCAGCACCAGCGTGGGGTCCAGCCGCATGGAGCCCAGTGCGCCGTAGCGCAGCTGGCTGTCGGTGCTGCTCTGGAAGCGGTCGGGAACGGCCAGAATATCGGCAAAAAAAGCCATGTCGAAACGGCCTCGCTCGAGCGTCTGCGCGATCTTCTGATAGTAGGCTGGGTTGAGCCAGTCGGATTCGGAGCTGGGGTAGCGCCAGCCGCCGGCTCGACCGGGACCGGCAATGATGAAGGCGGCCAGATGCATCTGGCGGGGTGTTGCTTGGGTCATGGCAATGAACTCACTCTTCGGAAGTCGTCAGGGGCTCAGGAGAGGGCGCTGCGGATCTTCTGCGCCACATCGCCGACCTTGCTGCTTTGCAAAAAGCCGACGACATCGGTGCGTTGCGGCAGCACGCCCAGTTGCTGGAAGCTGTCGGCCATTTCCTGGGTTTCGGTGGCGGCCTGCCTGCTCAGCGGGGCCAGCAGATCGGCGGTGGAGTCCGACAGGCGCTTGTCCCGAATCAGTTCGACAAAGACTTTTTCTTCGAGGCTGCCGGGACGGAAGCCGCCTTGTGCAGCCCATAGTTTGGCCGTAGCGTCGGGGCTGGCATTGATCCTGGCCTGCGTCTGCTTGATAAGCCTGACGACATTGAAGACAGCCTGGGGATTGGATTGCAGCGCTTTCTCGCTGGCGACATAAAAGGCCCAGTCATAGGTTCTGACATTGGGCAGCAGGCGGACCTTGTTGCCCAGGCGTGCCTTGGCAATGGCTGCGGCATGTTGCCAGTGGATCCAGCCGTCGATGCTGCCTTGTGCGAGAGCGGTATAGGCATCGACGCCCGACAGGCTGACCGCTTCCACGTCCTTGAGACGCAGACCCGCAGTTTCCAGGTATTTGATCAGGCTGTAGGTGCCGGTGGTGCCGTTCTGATGGGCAATGCGTTTGCCCTTGAGATCGGCGGCGGAGCGTATTGAGGATTCGGCGCGCACCAGAAAGTCCACTTCATCGGCGGGCAAGGCGTAGGCGGCCAGTGGAATCATGGGTACCTTGGCGGCGATGGCATTGACGAGCGCGGTTGCCGTTGCAAAGCTGAAGTCCACCGAGCCAGCCTTGATGGCCTCCATCACCGGCAGCGATGCGGTAAATCCGGGCTGGAAGGTGATGGCCGAGCCTATGGCGCTGTGCAGCTGGCTCTCGGGCAGGCTGCGCAGCGTGGCCCAGACACCGGTACGTCCGTCGCCGATGATGGCCACCCGCAGCGGTGTGCTGTTGGACTGCGCCAGAGCGGCATTGCCGCCCAGGCTCAGCGCGGCCAGTGCCGAGCCGGCTTGCAGTCCGCGCTGCAAGGCCTGGCGGCGGCTCAGTGGTGAGGAGGTCAAAGCCGTGGTGCTGTCGTAAGAGCTCATGATGATTGCCGTGAAGGAAATGAAAGGAATGGGGCGTGCAGGCCCGTGATTCAGGCCGAAGCCGAAGTCGCCTGGGCCGCCTCGTGCAAGGCCTCCTGCACCAGCAACTCGTTGATGAGCCTTGCCTTGAGCGTGGCCAGATCGGCCTGGCCACGATCGCGGGGTATTGCGCCTTCGAGCACCAGATCCCTGGCAATGTCGCCATCGCGCAGCACCAGAATGCGATTGGAGAGCACCACGGCCTCTTCCACGTCATGGGTGACCAGCACCAC
This DNA window, taken from Comamonas testosteroni TK102, encodes the following:
- a CDS encoding GFA family protein; translation: MPRPSPDYSRPLQAACHCGAVRFNVLLSDGLNTARRCNCSFCRMRGAVAVSAELSGIEVLQGQDALTLYQFNTGQAKHFFCKHCGIYTFHQRRSSPHQYGVNVACIDGMSPFDFAEVVVSEGRSHPSDRHSGAAAGKPVAAGWLRYEANALLEAQLKE
- a CDS encoding GntP family permease, translated to MLSVLAVAVSLALLMFLAYRGVTVLLLAPLMAAVAVVLSGDGRWLLPLYTDTFMTALSGYVLQFLPLFLLGALFGRLMADSGAASTLAHWIVRTLGKKYAIQTVVLACALLTYGGVSLFVVAFAIYPIARNLFEEAQIPKRLIPATIALGAFTFTMTALPGSPAIQNAMPIPYFGTNVFAAPGLGILAAALILAGGLWWLSRRAATAKVAGEGYGEHDEGGADTVLTPAQQAAEAARHAQIPLWMALLPLLLVIGVNALFTYGVFPRLDLGFVTERFPALDPTRLVGLWALVIALIVACTALVLLRLGRWHSLKDTINQGVFGFMLPLFNTASEVGYGAVIASLAGFGLIRDAVLKVSSNPLVSEAVAMNVLAGITGSSSGGLSIALQTLGADYLAMAQAAGISPALLHRVAVMAAGGMDTLPHCGAIITLLAICKLNHRQSYGDIAAVTMLFPLPALVMVIALGTWVGSF
- a CDS encoding OsmC family protein codes for the protein MSLATSTSQDNADLQTGPGEIVSIEAQATATAGRYLVSARHNVLPTDAKVSSGGPGLAIAAGELLLSSLASCSFGLIQEKAREFGWPLSSLDAEVLFQRDTADGTRYARLELAVTAGGVTQQQAQQLLDYFTGKCPIYNTLRRGGPASARITATT
- a CDS encoding LLM class flavin-dependent oxidoreductase, with amino-acid sequence MTQATPRQMHLAAFIIAGPGRAGGWRYPSSESDWLNPAYYQKIAQTLERGRFDMAFFADILAVPDRFQSSTDSQLRYGALGSMRLDPTLVLTSMASATRHLGLVATRSTSYFQPYELARSFATLDHLSTGRSGWNVVTSFQDAESRNFSLREQIPKNERYDRADEFLEVVHQLWDSWEDDALVADREAPLFADPAKVHEIHHQGKWFDVRGPLNVPRPPQGYPLIVQAGASDRGRDFAAQWADVIFASHDSLDSAQRFYKEMKERVVRKGRSPDSLKILPAATPLVGETRAIAEAKREVLRDLTHAEPGLSTLAYHLDIDLGQYPLDEPLPDLNVPGVKGHYDEVREATDREQLTLRELGLRYGNRYEGGMVGSGKDVADQMQHWFEEQACDGFMVQAPYQPAGFEEFVRYVVPELQQRKLLRTEYHGETLRENLGLERPAVHAWKERVETHSTTVESPAIPSTDKVAA
- a CDS encoding NrtA/SsuA/CpmA family ABC transporter substrate-binding protein; translation: MSSYDSTTALTSSPLSRRQALQRGLQAGSALAALSLGGNAALAQSNSTPLRVAIIGDGRTGVWATLRSLPESQLHSAIGSAITFQPGFTASLPVMEAIKAGSVDFSFATATALVNAIAAKVPMIPLAAYALPADEVDFLVRAESSIRSAADLKGKRIAHQNGTTGTYSLIKYLETAGLRLKDVEAVSLSGVDAYTALAQGSIDGWIHWQHAAAIAKARLGNKVRLLPNVRTYDWAFYVASEKALQSNPQAVFNVVRLIKQTQARINASPDATAKLWAAQGGFRPGSLEEKVFVELIRDKRLSDSTADLLAPLSRQAATETQEMADSFQQLGVLPQRTDVVGFLQSSKVGDVAQKIRSALS